A window of Acidimicrobiales bacterium contains these coding sequences:
- a CDS encoding enoyl-CoA hydratase/isomerase family protein — protein sequence MDNGETIDLGSPCVKAGYADHVMRVQIDRVARRNSMTQDMYRGVKRAAIIADREADIDVLVVTGTDDVFCVGGDMAGHAIDDPTLAAELDPTDHFPFRHLERCSAAVIAAINGLCYAGGLDLALHCDFSIATQSARFRAPELLRGAPDVFMATRLADWVGLGNAKWIMFAMEAFGAERAMQMGLVQEVVPDDEFEAAVARLVESVTKGAPASRGVIKDDINRQLRPHDFRVFQRSIMNPEMREGMTAFVEKRDPVWPRD from the coding sequence ATGGACAACGGAGAGACGATCGACCTGGGTTCTCCCTGTGTGAAGGCCGGCTACGCCGACCATGTCATGCGGGTGCAGATCGACCGCGTGGCGCGGCGGAACTCGATGACCCAGGACATGTACCGCGGGGTGAAGCGCGCCGCGATCATCGCGGATCGCGAGGCCGACATCGACGTGCTGGTGGTCACCGGCACCGACGACGTCTTCTGCGTCGGGGGCGACATGGCGGGTCACGCGATCGACGACCCGACGCTCGCCGCCGAGTTGGACCCCACCGACCACTTCCCGTTCCGACATCTCGAGCGTTGCTCGGCGGCGGTGATCGCGGCGATCAACGGCCTCTGCTATGCCGGCGGACTCGACCTCGCCCTGCACTGCGACTTCTCGATCGCCACCCAGTCGGCCCGCTTCCGGGCGCCCGAACTGCTTCGTGGCGCGCCGGATGTCTTCATGGCCACCCGGCTGGCCGACTGGGTCGGCCTCGGCAACGCGAAGTGGATCATGTTCGCCATGGAGGCCTTCGGCGCGGAGCGGGCGATGCAGATGGGTCTGGTGCAGGAGGTCGTGCCCGACGACGAGTTCGAGGCCGCAGTCGCTCGCCTCGTCGAGTCCGTGACCAAGGGTGCGCCGGCCAGCCGCGGTGTCATCAAGGACGACATCAACCGACAGCTCCGTCCCCACGACTTCCGGGTGTTCCAGCGTTCGATCATGAACCCCGAGATGCGAGAGGGCATGACCGCCTTCGTCGAGAAGCGTGATCCGGTCTGGCCCCGGGACTGA
- a CDS encoding PHP domain-containing protein, translating into MEPVLALQQAIHYLDRELAPGQKIRAFQTAIDVVVEAGPDEIAARAAAGTLTDLDGIGKSTAEVIIDAIDDTADGYLARLDERSRIPVGDGAAVLAAIRGDCHAHTTWSDGGAPLRAMVETAVGLGHEWMVITDHSARLTIAHGLNEERLVWQLDEIEKLNEELAPFRVFTGMEVDIFEDGTLDLADEMLSRLDLVVASVHSKLKLPRDEMTRRMVMAVANPHADVLGHCTNRKLVGRGRPPSEFDPEIVFAACAQFDTAVEINCRPERQDPPEELLELAVEWGCKVAINTDAHATGQLEWQPYGADKAVRCGVPVGDIVNTWSADEVLAWTASHDV; encoded by the coding sequence ATGGAACCGGTGCTCGCGTTGCAACAGGCGATCCACTATCTCGATCGTGAGCTCGCTCCCGGCCAGAAGATCCGCGCCTTCCAGACGGCCATCGACGTGGTCGTCGAGGCCGGTCCCGACGAGATCGCCGCTCGGGCCGCCGCGGGAACCCTGACGGACCTCGACGGCATCGGGAAGTCCACGGCCGAGGTGATCATCGACGCGATCGACGACACCGCCGACGGCTACCTGGCCCGCCTCGACGAGCGCAGTCGCATTCCCGTCGGCGACGGCGCCGCCGTGCTGGCCGCCATCCGTGGCGACTGCCACGCCCACACGACCTGGTCCGACGGCGGTGCGCCGCTGCGGGCGATGGTCGAGACCGCCGTCGGCCTCGGCCACGAGTGGATGGTGATCACCGACCATTCGGCCCGCCTCACGATCGCCCACGGTCTCAACGAGGAACGCCTGGTCTGGCAGCTCGACGAGATCGAGAAGCTCAACGAGGAACTGGCCCCCTTCCGGGTGTTCACCGGGATGGAAGTCGACATCTTCGAGGACGGCACGCTCGACCTCGCCGACGAGATGCTGTCGCGTCTCGACCTCGTGGTCGCCAGCGTGCACTCCAAGCTGAAGCTCCCCCGCGACGAGATGACCCGGCGCATGGTGATGGCCGTGGCGAACCCCCACGCCGACGTGCTCGGCCACTGCACCAACCGCAAGCTCGTCGGTCGGGGTCGGCCGCCATCGGAGTTCGATCCCGAGATCGTGTTCGCGGCATGTGCCCAGTTCGACACGGCGGTCGAGATCAACTGCCGGCCCGAACGTCAGGATCCACCCGAGGAACTCCTCGAGCTCGCGGTGGAGTGGGGGTGCAAGGTGGCGATCAACACCGACGCCCATGCCACCGGCCAGCTCGAGTGGCAGCCCTATGGTGCCGACAAGGCCGTCCGCTGCGGCGTGCCCGTCGGCGACATCGTCAACACGTGGTCGGCCGACGAGGTCCTCGCCTGGACGGCGTCGCACGACGTCTGA
- a CDS encoding acyl-ACP desaturase encodes MVNPADLPLVEALESTAEKLLERHLGTTKEWFPHALVPWTQATDYEPDYEWEPDDATIPPAVRSALFVNVLTEDNLPYYFRDIERMFGRDGAWGEWVRRWTAEEGRHGMVINTYLQATRALDPVELERARMVQVQAGQVPEPPSAADGLAYVALQELATRISHFNTGTMLEDPVGRQVMRRVASDENLHFLFYRDALSAVIEVDPSAAVMAMERQTTDFAMPGLGIPGFNAHAKAIADAGIYDLAIHHDQILQPVIMRDWALESIEGLSAEAEESRARLVKYIARVGKVGARIAARRDERAAEREPARV; translated from the coding sequence ATGGTGAATCCTGCTGATCTGCCCCTCGTCGAGGCCCTCGAGTCCACCGCCGAAAAGCTGCTCGAGCGCCACCTCGGTACCACCAAGGAGTGGTTCCCCCACGCCCTCGTCCCGTGGACCCAGGCCACGGACTACGAGCCCGACTACGAGTGGGAACCCGACGACGCCACGATCCCGCCGGCAGTACGGAGTGCGCTGTTCGTCAACGTGCTCACCGAGGACAACCTGCCCTACTACTTCCGCGACATCGAGCGCATGTTCGGCCGCGACGGTGCCTGGGGCGAGTGGGTCCGCCGCTGGACGGCCGAAGAGGGCCGCCACGGCATGGTGATCAACACCTACCTCCAGGCCACCCGGGCGCTCGACCCGGTCGAGCTCGAACGGGCCCGTATGGTCCAGGTCCAGGCCGGCCAGGTGCCTGAGCCCCCCTCTGCGGCCGACGGCCTCGCCTATGTCGCCCTCCAGGAGCTGGCCACCCGCATCTCACACTTCAACACGGGCACGATGCTCGAGGACCCGGTCGGTCGTCAGGTGATGCGCCGTGTGGCCTCCGACGAGAACCTCCACTTCCTCTTCTATCGCGACGCCCTGTCGGCGGTCATCGAGGTCGACCCGTCGGCGGCCGTGATGGCCATGGAGCGACAGACGACCGACTTCGCCATGCCGGGTCTCGGCATCCCCGGGTTCAACGCCCACGCCAAGGCCATCGCCGACGCCGGTATCTATGACCTCGCGATCCACCACGATCAGATCCTCCAGCCCGTCATCATGCGGGACTGGGCGCTCGAGTCGATCGAAGGGCTGTCGGCGGAAGCCGAAGAGTCCCGGGCGCGACTGGTGAAGTACATCGCCCGGGTCGGCAAGGTCGGTGCGCGCATCGCGGCTCGTCGCGACGAACGCGCCGCCGAACGCGAACCCGCCCGCGTCTGA
- a CDS encoding DUF192 domain-containing protein, whose protein sequence is MPWLVAEDHVVASLELADTRATRRRGLLGRDGIEGALWLSPARSVHTIGMRFPIDVAHVDADMTVLSVVTMAPGRVGRWRCRARHVIEAEAGSLRRWGIEPGVTVEVRS, encoded by the coding sequence ATGCCGTGGCTTGTCGCAGAGGATCACGTGGTCGCGTCGCTCGAACTCGCCGACACGCGGGCCACCCGGCGGCGGGGCCTGCTCGGCCGTGACGGCATCGAGGGTGCGCTCTGGCTCTCACCGGCCCGCTCGGTGCACACCATCGGCATGCGGTTCCCGATCGATGTCGCCCACGTCGACGCCGACATGACCGTGCTCTCCGTCGTCACGATGGCGCCGGGCCGGGTCGGCCGCTGGCGCTGCCGGGCCCGTCATGTGATCGAGGCCGAGGCGGGCTCCTTGCGACGATGGGGAATCGAACCCGGCGTGACGGTCGAGGTGCGTTCGTGA
- a CDS encoding DUF393 domain-containing protein translates to MLVFDGDCGFCTSSARWIETRLPDQIAVVPWQSCDLVELGLTESDVTTAAYWIDESGTAHRGHRAVGLSLTTAGGVWAVVGRAIITPPISWLAAPVYALVARNRHRLPGATDACRLPD, encoded by the coding sequence ATGCTCGTGTTCGATGGCGATTGTGGGTTCTGCACTTCCTCGGCCCGGTGGATCGAGACGCGTCTGCCCGACCAGATCGCGGTCGTGCCGTGGCAATCGTGTGACCTCGTCGAGCTCGGCCTCACCGAGTCCGACGTCACCACCGCCGCCTACTGGATCGACGAGTCCGGCACCGCCCACCGCGGACACCGGGCGGTCGGGCTCTCGCTGACGACCGCCGGCGGCGTCTGGGCGGTCGTCGGTCGGGCGATCATCACCCCACCGATCTCGTGGCTCGCCGCGCCGGTCTACGCGCTCGTCGCGAGGAACCGGCACCGACTCCCGGGTGCCACCGACGCCTGCCGTCTCCCCGACTGA
- the ychF gene encoding redox-regulated ATPase YchF, translating to MERFGFVGLPNAGKSSLYNALAGGGAHAAPYAFATTDPNIGVAKVPDHRLDQLAVMSASKNVVHAAVQFTDIGGLVEGASHGEGLGNAFLSHIREVDAIVFVLRAFPDSDVPGPSDPLEHLRVVEIELALADLASAEKALDKTSRMLKGDSSLRPTVALLQTCVDHLSDGTPLYRAKLSADDRAELKEHFFLTNKPVMAVLNIGEDQIGQEDELAAPVRAELDGAEVVPLSVQLEAEAALMDVDERQEMLEALGLGEGAVPRFLTSAYHMLGLRTFLTTGEKESRAWTFRAGSSAPECAGVIHTDFQRGFIRAETIQWDELIAAGSWSAARDVGKVRSEGKDYIAQDGDVMEFRFNV from the coding sequence ATGGAACGTTTCGGATTCGTCGGGCTCCCCAACGCGGGAAAGAGCTCCCTCTACAACGCACTCGCGGGCGGCGGCGCCCACGCCGCCCCCTACGCGTTCGCGACGACCGACCCCAACATCGGTGTTGCGAAGGTGCCCGACCACCGCCTCGATCAACTCGCGGTGATGAGCGCGAGCAAGAACGTCGTCCATGCCGCGGTGCAGTTCACCGACATCGGCGGCCTGGTCGAGGGTGCGAGCCACGGCGAAGGACTCGGCAACGCCTTCCTCTCCCACATCCGTGAGGTCGACGCGATCGTCTTCGTGCTGCGGGCGTTCCCCGACTCCGACGTCCCCGGTCCCTCCGACCCGCTGGAGCACCTGCGGGTGGTCGAGATCGAGCTGGCGCTGGCCGACCTCGCCAGCGCCGAGAAGGCCCTGGACAAGACCTCGCGCATGCTCAAGGGCGACAGCTCGCTCAGGCCCACCGTCGCGCTGTTGCAGACCTGCGTCGACCATCTCTCCGACGGCACGCCGCTCTATCGCGCGAAGCTCTCGGCCGACGACCGGGCCGAACTCAAGGAACACTTCTTCCTCACCAACAAGCCCGTCATGGCGGTGCTCAACATCGGCGAGGACCAGATCGGCCAGGAAGACGAGCTCGCTGCGCCCGTCCGGGCCGAACTCGACGGCGCCGAGGTCGTGCCGTTGAGCGTGCAACTCGAGGCCGAGGCCGCGCTGATGGACGTCGACGAACGCCAGGAGATGCTCGAGGCGCTCGGTCTCGGCGAAGGCGCCGTGCCCCGGTTCCTCACGTCCGCCTACCACATGCTCGGACTGCGGACTTTTCTCACCACCGGCGAGAAGGAGAGCCGGGCCTGGACGTTCCGGGCCGGTTCCAGCGCCCCCGAATGCGCCGGCGTCATCCACACCGACTTCCAGCGCGGGTTCATCCGGGCCGAGACCATCCAGTGGGACGAACTCATCGCGGCCGGGTCGTGGTCCGCCGCCCGCGACGTCGGCAAGGTCCGATCCGAGGGCAAGGACTACATCGCCCAGGACGGCGACGTCATGGAGTTCCGCTTCAATGTGTAG